Proteins encoded by one window of Enterococcus faecalis:
- the purD gene encoding phosphoribosylamine--glycine ligase: MNILVIGRGGREHAIAKKLQQEDKVKTVYCAPGNPGMSGDNIRTVPISEEQQTELIQFAKDNQIDWTFVGPETPLIEGIVDAFQAAGLLIFGPTKAAAIIEGSKSFAKDFMQKYQIPTAEYRVFRRLAPALEYIEKQGVPIVIKADGLAAGKGVVVAETKAAAKRALVAMMEDQQFGASGQTVVIEEFLQGEEFSLMAFVSNEKVYPMVIAQDHKRIFDGDAGPNTGGMGAYTPVPQIPEEAVQQAISQVLKPTAKGMVAEKRPFQGILYAGLIQTETGPKVIEFNARFGDPETQVVLARLESPLSEIISSLLAKEQPTIAWNELASVGVVVAAEGYPNQYKTNLPLPEMSGETIHYAGVTRSEQALVSAGGRIFLAEATASTLEEARKKVYQTLDNYSFPGMYYRKDIGVKGLI, encoded by the coding sequence ATGAATATATTAGTGATTGGGCGTGGTGGTCGTGAACATGCAATCGCCAAAAAATTACAGCAAGAAGACAAAGTCAAGACTGTTTATTGTGCACCAGGTAATCCTGGTATGAGTGGTGATAATATTCGGACTGTACCTATCAGTGAAGAGCAACAAACGGAACTAATTCAATTTGCGAAGGATAATCAGATTGATTGGACATTTGTCGGACCAGAAACGCCATTAATTGAAGGGATTGTAGATGCCTTTCAAGCAGCGGGATTACTGATTTTTGGCCCGACAAAAGCAGCTGCAATAATTGAAGGTTCAAAAAGTTTTGCGAAAGATTTTATGCAAAAATACCAGATTCCAACGGCGGAATATCGGGTCTTTCGACGTTTGGCACCTGCCTTAGAATATATTGAAAAGCAAGGAGTACCAATTGTTATTAAGGCAGATGGTTTGGCAGCTGGAAAAGGAGTAGTAGTTGCCGAAACAAAAGCAGCCGCAAAACGGGCGCTAGTTGCGATGATGGAGGACCAACAATTTGGAGCAAGCGGTCAAACGGTCGTAATCGAAGAATTTTTGCAAGGAGAAGAATTTTCCTTAATGGCCTTTGTTTCTAATGAGAAGGTATATCCGATGGTGATTGCTCAAGATCATAAGCGGATTTTCGATGGGGATGCTGGTCCGAATACAGGGGGGATGGGTGCTTACACACCAGTGCCTCAGATCCCAGAAGAAGCGGTTCAGCAAGCCATTAGCCAAGTCCTGAAACCGACTGCTAAAGGAATGGTGGCTGAAAAACGTCCGTTTCAAGGGATTTTATATGCTGGTTTAATCCAAACAGAAACTGGCCCCAAGGTTATTGAATTTAATGCTCGATTTGGGGATCCAGAAACACAAGTTGTGTTGGCACGTTTAGAGAGTCCCCTTTCAGAAATAATTTCTTCATTGCTGGCGAAAGAGCAACCAACGATTGCATGGAATGAGTTAGCGAGTGTTGGTGTTGTTGTAGCAGCAGAAGGCTATCCTAATCAATACAAGACAAATCTACCATTGCCCGAAATGTCTGGTGAAACCATCCATTATGCAGGGGTAACTCGTTCAGAACAGGCTCTGGTTTCGGCTGGCGGACGAATCTTTTTAGCAGAAGCAACTGCTTCGACTCTTGAAGAAGCCCGCAAAAAAGTTTATCAAACATTGGATAATTACTCATTTCCTGGAATGTACTATCGAAAAGATATAGGTGTGAAAGGCTTGATTTAG
- a CDS encoding DUF2829 domain-containing protein codes for MTFEEVLPQIKAGKKAVRKGWSGFELFIELRDEIGTSEGEFLQVTPYFLIKTSDEGYSMFSPTPCDVLAEDWVIVEA; via the coding sequence ATGACATTTGAAGAAGTATTGCCACAGATTAAAGCAGGAAAAAAAGCCGTACGTAAAGGCTGGAGCGGTTTTGAACTTTTTATTGAATTACGTGATGAAATTGGCACCTCCGAAGGTGAATTTTTACAAGTTACCCCGTATTTTTTAATCAAAACTTCTGATGAAGGCTACAGCATGTTTTCACCAACACCTTGTGATGTCTTAGCAGAAGATTGGGTGATTGTTGAAGCATAA
- the purH gene encoding bifunctional phosphoribosylaminoimidazolecarboxamide formyltransferase/IMP cyclohydrolase — MVPKNNFTNCKGDNEMTKRALISVSDKTGVTTFAAGLVANGFEIISTGGTRTVLEEAGVPTLAIDDITGFPEMLDGRVKTLHPNIHGGLLAKRGNQTHQKALTEQGIQFIDLVVVNLYPFKETILKPAISEAEAIEMIDIGGPSMLRSAAKNYQDVTAVVDPSDYEQVLSEISSTGTSQLATRKRLAAKVFRHTAAYDALIADYLTTQVGETEPEKQTLTYERKQTLRYGENSHQQATFYQSVVPVSLSIASARQLHGKELSYNNIRDADAALRIASEFTEPTVVAVKHMNPCGIGTGKTILAAYRQAFEADPVSIFGGIVVLNRPVDQATAAEMHQIFLEIIIAPSFEEEALALLSQKKNLRLLTLDFHAQEKKAVELVSVMGGLLIQEQDTVVENDQAWQVVTERQPTPAERDALNFAWKAVKHVKSNAIVLANESQTVGIGAGQMNRIGSVKIAVDQAQAAGKLQGAVLASDAFFPMADSVEYAAQHGIQAIIQPGGSIKDQASIDLANHYGIAMIFTGTRHFKH, encoded by the coding sequence ATGGTACCCAAAAATAATTTCACAAATTGTAAAGGAGACAATGAAATGACCAAAAGAGCATTGATTAGCGTTTCAGACAAAACAGGAGTGACAACATTTGCAGCAGGCTTAGTTGCAAATGGCTTTGAAATTATCTCCACTGGGGGAACAAGGACTGTCTTAGAAGAAGCCGGGGTACCGACACTTGCTATTGACGACATCACTGGCTTTCCCGAAATGTTAGATGGCCGTGTCAAAACGTTACATCCGAATATCCATGGCGGACTTTTGGCAAAAAGGGGAAACCAAACGCATCAAAAAGCACTGACTGAACAAGGCATTCAATTTATTGACCTTGTAGTAGTGAATCTTTATCCATTTAAAGAAACAATTTTAAAACCAGCAATCTCTGAAGCAGAAGCAATTGAAATGATTGATATTGGCGGTCCTAGCATGTTACGTTCAGCGGCAAAAAATTATCAAGACGTAACAGCAGTGGTTGATCCTAGTGATTATGAACAGGTATTAAGTGAAATTAGCAGCACTGGAACTAGCCAGTTAGCCACCAGAAAAAGATTAGCAGCAAAAGTCTTTCGTCATACCGCTGCTTATGACGCGCTTATCGCTGACTATTTAACGACGCAAGTGGGTGAAACTGAACCAGAGAAACAGACGCTTACTTATGAACGTAAGCAAACATTGCGCTATGGTGAAAATAGCCATCAACAGGCCACCTTTTATCAATCCGTTGTACCTGTATCATTATCCATTGCTTCCGCTCGACAACTTCATGGCAAAGAACTGTCATATAACAATATTCGAGATGCTGATGCAGCACTCCGGATTGCTAGCGAGTTTACAGAACCTACGGTCGTCGCTGTTAAACATATGAACCCATGTGGAATTGGAACAGGAAAAACGATTTTGGCAGCCTATCGTCAGGCATTTGAAGCAGATCCAGTTTCAATTTTTGGTGGCATTGTTGTTTTGAATCGTCCAGTGGACCAAGCGACTGCGGCTGAAATGCATCAAATCTTTTTAGAGATAATTATTGCGCCTAGTTTTGAGGAAGAAGCTCTGGCATTGTTATCTCAGAAAAAGAATCTTCGTTTGTTAACGTTAGATTTTCATGCTCAAGAAAAAAAAGCGGTGGAATTAGTTTCTGTTATGGGCGGGTTATTAATTCAAGAACAAGATACAGTTGTTGAAAATGACCAAGCATGGCAAGTTGTTACAGAGCGCCAACCCACACCAGCCGAAAGAGACGCATTGAACTTTGCTTGGAAAGCAGTCAAGCATGTAAAATCAAACGCTATTGTTTTAGCCAATGAAAGTCAAACAGTGGGAATTGGCGCTGGTCAAATGAATCGAATTGGGTCAGTAAAAATTGCAGTTGATCAAGCCCAAGCAGCTGGAAAATTACAAGGGGCCGTCTTAGCAAGTGATGCCTTTTTCCCCATGGCAGATAGTGTGGAATACGCTGCACAACATGGTATTCAAGCAATTATTCAGCCAGGCGGGAGCATTAAAGACCAAGCATCAATCGATCTAGCGAATCATTATGGCATTGCGATGATTTTTACTGGGACTCGTCATTTCAAACATTAA
- the purN gene encoding phosphoribosylglycinamide formyltransferase, producing MKIAVFASGNGSNFEAIAAAFSQKKIAGQLSLVFCDQPEAYVLTRAQKRKIPVVCFSPSDFSSREQYEEQVLKHLKEHQIDLIVLAGYLRIIGKTLLEAYPKRIVNIHPSLLPSFPGLHGIEEAFHYGVKITGITIHYVDSGVDTGPIIFQTTTKIDTEDTLDTLTEKIHALEHEWYPKIISQIVKETMK from the coding sequence ATGAAGATAGCTGTTTTTGCATCTGGCAATGGTAGCAATTTTGAGGCGATTGCTGCAGCTTTTTCCCAGAAAAAAATCGCAGGGCAGTTGAGCTTAGTCTTTTGTGATCAGCCTGAAGCCTACGTATTGACCCGTGCCCAAAAACGCAAGATTCCCGTTGTTTGCTTTTCGCCATCTGATTTTTCATCTCGTGAGCAATATGAGGAACAAGTATTGAAACATTTAAAAGAGCATCAGATCGATTTAATCGTGTTAGCTGGTTATTTGAGAATTATCGGCAAGACTTTACTGGAGGCTTATCCAAAGAGAATCGTCAATATTCATCCTTCTCTGTTACCTAGTTTTCCAGGTCTTCACGGAATTGAAGAGGCATTTCATTATGGAGTGAAAATAACAGGAATCACTATCCATTATGTTGACTCTGGGGTTGATACAGGACCGATTATTTTCCAAACAACCACCAAGATTGATACTGAAGATACTTTGGACACATTAACAGAGAAAATTCATGCTCTTGAGCACGAATGGTACCCAAAAATAATTTCACAAATTGTAAAGGAGACAATGAAATGA
- a CDS encoding PTS sugar transporter subunit IIB, producing the protein MSKKTIMLVCSAGMSTSLLVTKMQKAAFNQGLDAHIFAASASEADTNLENNPVDVLLLGPQVRYMKSDFEKRLSPKGIPTDVISMSDYGLMNGEKVLEQALDLLAQADKKE; encoded by the coding sequence ATGTCAAAAAAAACAATTATGTTAGTTTGCTCCGCAGGAATGAGTACTAGTTTACTTGTTACAAAAATGCAAAAAGCAGCATTTAATCAAGGCTTAGATGCCCATATATTTGCGGCTTCTGCATCGGAAGCAGACACAAATTTAGAAAATAATCCAGTCGATGTGTTATTGTTAGGTCCACAAGTTCGTTATATGAAGAGTGATTTTGAAAAGCGTCTATCACCAAAAGGTATCCCAACAGATGTCATTAGCATGTCTGATTACGGCTTAATGAACGGGGAAAAAGTGTTGGAACAAGCCTTGGATTTGTTAGCACAAGCAGATAAAAAAGAGTAA
- a CDS encoding DUF1648 domain-containing protein — protein MRNKQIEKVSQRLFIVTSVLAVSLLLLSALVYPDLPAHVPIHVNFWGKGNSFGPRSSIFMWPVVLFGLSIYQRSYQSVQPYGRWLKVFLIIVNLGALFSILRLFIHLLV, from the coding sequence ATGAGAAACAAGCAGATTGAAAAAGTTAGTCAACGGTTGTTTATTGTTACAAGTGTCTTGGCAGTCAGTTTACTGTTATTAAGTGCGCTGGTTTATCCTGATTTACCAGCTCATGTGCCCATTCATGTGAATTTTTGGGGCAAGGGTAATTCGTTTGGCCCAAGATCTAGTATATTTATGTGGCCAGTGGTCCTGTTTGGCTTGAGTATTTATCAACGAAGTTATCAATCAGTACAACCATATGGTAGGTGGCTGAAGGTGTTCTTAATCATTGTTAATCTTGGCGCTTTGTTTAGTATCCTGCGTCTATTTATTCATTTGTTGGTTTGA
- a CDS encoding QueT transporter family protein, producing MNHSSNPQTSTWSATALAKMALVTALYVVVTVLLAPLSFGPIQLRLAELFNYLGVFNKRYIWSITLGVAIANAASPLGIIDIVIGSAGTCAVLWIAYFATKNQQNLLIKLMLTAILFALSMFTVAGPLTFFYQLPFWYTWLTVGLGELLSMTVGGILIYVLNKKIQLVKRIEE from the coding sequence ATGAATCATTCATCAAATCCACAAACCAGTACGTGGTCAGCTACGGCTTTGGCTAAAATGGCGCTGGTTACCGCTTTGTATGTCGTTGTCACTGTACTTCTCGCTCCGCTTAGTTTTGGTCCGATACAGCTTCGTCTTGCCGAATTATTTAATTATTTAGGCGTTTTTAACAAGCGATATATCTGGTCCATTACGTTAGGGGTTGCGATTGCCAACGCCGCTTCGCCTCTTGGTATCATCGATATAGTCATCGGTAGCGCTGGAACGTGCGCAGTCTTATGGATTGCCTATTTTGCGACAAAAAATCAGCAAAATTTATTGATTAAACTAATGCTAACGGCCATTCTTTTTGCTTTGTCCATGTTCACTGTCGCCGGACCTTTAACGTTCTTTTATCAGTTACCTTTTTGGTACACATGGTTGACCGTTGGACTTGGTGAACTTCTTTCAATGACCGTCGGCGGTATCCTGATTTACGTATTAAATAAAAAAATACAGCTTGTAAAACGCATCGAAGAATAA
- a CDS encoding 3-oxoacyl-ACP reductase codes for MFKGVFLMPKEFETKRVLVTGAASGIGQAQAIAFAEQGAEVIGIDLDETGLKQTAALVNPDSTKPFTYFVGDVSSPSFVQATMKQIVKDNGQIDILLNTAGILDDYRPSLETSEALWDQILATNLKSVFLVTNALLPYFLQQKKGVIVNMASIAGLVAGGGGAAYTASKHAIIGYTKQLSYDYAKLGIRANAIAPGAIQTPMNAADFAGEGEMATWVASETPAGRWAQPQEVAKLSLFLASDDADYIHGTVMTIDGGWTMK; via the coding sequence ATGTTTAAAGGAGTTTTTCTTATGCCAAAAGAATTTGAAACAAAACGGGTGCTTGTAACCGGTGCAGCTTCAGGGATTGGCCAAGCACAAGCAATTGCCTTTGCTGAGCAAGGTGCTGAAGTTATTGGCATCGACCTAGACGAAACGGGGTTAAAGCAGACAGCCGCACTGGTTAACCCAGATTCTACTAAGCCATTTACTTATTTTGTCGGTGATGTGTCTTCTCCCTCATTTGTGCAAGCCACGATGAAACAAATTGTGAAAGACAACGGCCAAATTGATATTTTATTAAATACGGCAGGTATTTTAGATGATTATCGTCCTTCTCTAGAAACTTCGGAAGCTTTATGGGATCAAATTTTAGCAACCAATTTAAAAAGTGTCTTTTTAGTGACCAATGCTCTATTACCTTATTTCCTCCAACAAAAAAAAGGAGTAATCGTTAATATGGCATCTATCGCTGGCTTAGTAGCTGGGGGCGGCGGCGCAGCGTACACTGCCTCCAAACACGCAATCATCGGGTATACAAAACAACTTTCCTACGATTATGCCAAATTAGGCATTCGAGCAAATGCGATTGCGCCAGGTGCCATCCAAACACCCATGAACGCAGCTGATTTTGCAGGAGAAGGTGAAATGGCTACTTGGGTAGCAAGTGAAACACCTGCGGGCCGTTGGGCACAGCCACAAGAGGTAGCAAAACTTTCATTATTTCTAGCTAGTGATGACGCTGATTATATCCATGGCACAGTTATGACCATTGATGGTGGTTGGACCATGAAATAA
- the hpf gene encoding ribosome hibernation-promoting factor, HPF/YfiA family: MFRYNVRGENIEVTEAIRDYVEKKVGKLERYFSDSPEATVHVNLKVYTEKTAKVEVTIPLPYLVLRAEETSPDLYASIDLVVDKLERQIRKFKTKINRKSRETGRNNTKAAVFLVGEETEETPSELDIVRTKRLSLKPMDSEEAVLQMNMLGHNFFIFEDAETNGTSIVYRRKDGKYGLIETD; this comes from the coding sequence ATGTTTAGATATAATGTACGTGGAGAAAATATCGAGGTAACCGAAGCGATTCGAGACTATGTTGAGAAAAAAGTCGGTAAATTAGAAAGATATTTCAGCGATTCACCTGAAGCAACGGTTCACGTGAATTTGAAAGTGTACACTGAAAAAACAGCCAAAGTCGAGGTTACTATTCCTCTTCCTTATCTAGTTTTACGAGCTGAAGAAACGTCACCTGATTTATACGCAAGTATTGATTTGGTTGTCGATAAATTAGAACGACAAATTCGTAAATTTAAAACAAAAATCAACAGAAAATCTCGTGAAACAGGACGTAACAATACAAAAGCCGCTGTCTTCTTAGTTGGTGAAGAAACAGAAGAAACACCTTCAGAATTAGACATCGTTCGTACAAAACGTCTATCATTAAAACCGATGGACAGTGAAGAAGCTGTTTTACAAATGAACATGTTAGGACACAACTTCTTCATTTTTGAAGATGCTGAAACAAATGGAACAAGCATTGTTTACCGTCGTAAAGATGGCAAATATGGCTTGATTGAAACAGACTAA
- the purM gene encoding phosphoribosylformylglycinamidine cyclo-ligase — protein MENAYSKAGVNVEAGYEVVERIQKHSQKTQRTGTLGMLGGFGGCFDLSSYKLKEPVLVSGTDGVGTKLLLAIEEQRHETIGIDCVAMCVNDVVAQGAEPLYFLDYLALGTVNPAKVEAIVAGVAAGCCEANAALIGGETAEMPDMYEADAYDVAGFAVGIAEKSQLLTPSNVKEGDFLIGLPSSGLHSNGYSLVRNIFFKKHSFKTTDKLPELAPKTLGEELLTPTKIYVKELLPLLKAGLVHGAAHITGGGFLENLPRMFSSALAAEIQLNSWPVLPIFKLIQKYGEIPPEEMYEIFNMGLGMILAVSPEHVEKVQELLPEAFEIGRLVPRKTKAVIFKEAL, from the coding sequence ATGGAAAATGCCTATTCAAAAGCTGGCGTAAATGTTGAGGCAGGATACGAAGTAGTGGAACGAATTCAAAAGCATAGCCAAAAGACACAACGGACGGGAACGTTGGGCATGCTTGGTGGTTTTGGTGGTTGTTTTGATTTAAGTAGTTACAAGCTTAAAGAACCAGTTTTGGTATCAGGAACGGATGGCGTAGGCACAAAGTTACTCTTGGCAATTGAAGAACAGAGACACGAGACAATCGGAATTGATTGTGTAGCAATGTGTGTCAATGATGTCGTCGCACAAGGCGCCGAACCGTTATATTTTTTAGATTATTTAGCGTTAGGGACCGTTAATCCAGCTAAAGTTGAAGCAATTGTTGCGGGTGTTGCGGCAGGCTGTTGTGAGGCGAATGCAGCCTTAATTGGGGGCGAAACAGCTGAAATGCCTGATATGTATGAAGCAGATGCTTATGACGTGGCTGGTTTTGCCGTGGGTATTGCTGAGAAAAGTCAACTCTTGACTCCAAGTAACGTAAAAGAAGGCGATTTCTTGATTGGTCTTCCTTCAAGTGGTCTTCATTCTAATGGTTACTCTTTAGTAAGAAATATTTTTTTTAAGAAACATTCGTTTAAAACAACGGACAAGCTTCCAGAATTGGCACCCAAAACGTTAGGGGAAGAATTATTAACACCAACAAAAATTTATGTGAAGGAATTATTGCCATTGTTAAAAGCAGGACTCGTGCATGGGGCTGCGCATATTACTGGCGGCGGGTTTTTAGAAAATCTACCAAGAATGTTTTCTTCCGCATTAGCTGCAGAGATTCAATTAAATAGTTGGCCAGTGCTACCAATTTTTAAATTGATTCAAAAATACGGTGAAATTCCACCTGAAGAAATGTATGAAATTTTCAATATGGGCTTAGGGATGATTTTAGCGGTGAGTCCAGAGCATGTTGAAAAAGTTCAGGAGCTTTTGCCAGAAGCTTTTGAAATTGGTCGTTTGGTACCTAGGAAAACGAAAGCCGTTATTTTTAAGGAAGCCTTATGA
- a CDS encoding YigZ family protein encodes MLESYITVKQDGFSEIEIKKSRFICSVKRVTSEEEAKAFIAAIKKEHWKANHNCSAFVIGEKNDIQRSSDDGEPSGTAGVPMLEVLKKKELINVVAVVTRYFGGIKLGTGGLIRAYSHALSHTLDEIGLVIGKLQQELLITIAYPLLGKAQAFLEHSPYTLKETIYTESIQLICLVDEQATETFIAEMTDLLNGQLTIEKGATSYHELPFNEKGAQANDI; translated from the coding sequence ATGTTAGAAAGCTATATTACAGTCAAACAAGATGGTTTCAGCGAGATTGAAATCAAGAAATCGCGGTTTATCTGTTCTGTAAAGCGCGTAACATCAGAAGAAGAAGCAAAAGCCTTTATCGCCGCAATAAAAAAAGAACATTGGAAAGCCAATCATAATTGTAGTGCTTTTGTGATCGGCGAAAAAAATGACATTCAGCGGAGTAGCGATGACGGCGAACCTAGTGGCACTGCTGGTGTTCCAATGCTGGAAGTCTTAAAGAAAAAAGAGTTAATCAACGTAGTGGCTGTTGTCACTCGTTATTTTGGCGGAATAAAATTAGGCACTGGTGGTTTAATCCGAGCATATAGTCATGCTCTTTCCCACACTTTAGATGAAATTGGTTTAGTCATTGGCAAATTGCAACAAGAGCTATTGATTACGATCGCCTATCCTTTATTAGGAAAAGCCCAAGCCTTTTTGGAACATAGTCCCTACACGCTTAAAGAAACTATTTACACAGAGTCTATTCAGTTAATTTGTTTAGTAGATGAACAAGCAACAGAAACATTTATAGCTGAAATGACGGATCTACTTAACGGCCAGTTGACAATTGAAAAAGGCGCAACAAGCTATCACGAACTACCATTTAACGAAAAAGGAGCACAAGCAAATGACATTTGA
- a CDS encoding ComF family protein, which translates to MDCKNCASPIRLEITLKMLLRFKKWARPSLCQHCQAKFQKLPMTGTCFGCSRVSQERYCFDCQRWQLLYPEYSFHNAALFHYDEGMQEWMERYKFQGDYRLRTCFNEEINSYFRQQSADYIIPVPLSEKRMQERGFNQVIGLLEAADVPYSPFLIRKEENVPQSKKTRKERMRLQQPFAIQKENQKKLKNCSVILVDDIYTTGRTLFHAAAVINDCYPKSLNTFTLAR; encoded by the coding sequence ATGGATTGTAAAAATTGCGCAAGCCCCATTCGTTTGGAGATAACATTAAAAATGCTCTTACGTTTTAAAAAATGGGCGAGGCCTTCACTTTGCCAGCACTGCCAAGCAAAGTTCCAGAAACTGCCAATGACAGGCACTTGTTTTGGCTGTAGTCGCGTCAGCCAAGAGCGCTATTGTTTTGATTGTCAAAGGTGGCAGCTGCTTTATCCCGAGTATTCTTTTCATAATGCAGCGTTGTTCCATTATGATGAAGGAATGCAAGAGTGGATGGAACGCTATAAATTTCAAGGAGACTATCGCTTAAGAACGTGTTTTAATGAGGAAATCAACTCTTACTTTCGGCAACAATCTGCGGACTATATTATTCCGGTGCCCTTATCCGAAAAACGAATGCAAGAACGAGGCTTCAACCAAGTAATTGGCTTACTAGAAGCGGCTGATGTTCCGTACAGCCCTTTTTTAATTAGAAAAGAGGAAAATGTTCCGCAATCTAAGAAAACTAGAAAGGAAAGGATGCGGTTGCAACAACCATTTGCCATCCAAAAAGAAAACCAAAAAAAATTAAAAAATTGTTCTGTTATTTTGGTGGATGACATCTATACCACTGGACGAACTCTTTTCCACGCAGCTGCTGTTATCAATGACTGTTATCCTAAAAGTTTGAATACGTTTACTCTCGCGCGGTAA
- a CDS encoding TIM44-like domain-containing protein, which yields MRKLILVFVGCAMAFCLWPNQAAAVAGGYGGGRVESPSGGNPSNGFSPGGDGSRSYVHHNETGTSNTTPLEGLISTVFFVLFGGVMIWQRRRRNQPVDEGAFQEMWAVLPGTSKEKKALLKEIQQTFLEIQQAWDQENLSVVKDNYTEKLYQKHLAVLQANQQAGIRNHVKKVKVAPASNYHHISETSFSLMLHFSCIDYEEDIQSGLVLSGYKHQKQYFSQLWYFDYNPSLGKWQADFIQPKG from the coding sequence ATGAGAAAGTTAATTTTAGTTTTTGTGGGTTGTGCCATGGCCTTTTGTTTATGGCCTAATCAAGCGGCGGCTGTAGCTGGTGGCTATGGCGGCGGACGTGTAGAAAGTCCTAGCGGGGGTAATCCCTCGAATGGTTTTTCGCCAGGCGGTGATGGATCAAGAAGTTATGTTCATCATAACGAGACCGGGACCAGCAACACAACGCCACTGGAAGGCTTAATTTCAACAGTGTTTTTTGTTCTTTTTGGGGGCGTGATGATTTGGCAAAGACGCCGTAGAAATCAACCAGTCGATGAAGGCGCTTTTCAAGAAATGTGGGCAGTATTACCTGGAACATCAAAAGAAAAAAAGGCACTCTTAAAAGAAATACAACAAACGTTTTTAGAAATACAACAAGCGTGGGATCAAGAAAACTTGTCTGTAGTCAAAGATAACTATACAGAAAAACTTTATCAAAAACATCTTGCAGTATTACAAGCAAATCAACAAGCGGGCATCAGAAATCATGTAAAAAAAGTGAAAGTAGCGCCAGCTTCGAATTATCATCATATTAGTGAAACCAGTTTTTCACTGATGCTTCATTTTTCTTGTATTGACTACGAGGAAGATATTCAAAGCGGTCTTGTTTTATCGGGATACAAGCATCAAAAACAATATTTTTCACAACTTTGGTATTTTGATTACAATCCATCTCTTGGAAAATGGCAAGCAGACTTCATTCAACCTAAAGGATAG